The Ammoniphilus sp. CFH 90114 nucleotide sequence TATAATCCTTACCTGTCGCAGGCTGGACTAATCGCACGCCTCCCCCACTTAGATCAACGATTCTAATCGGGTCACGGGGGATACCTAAGCCTATTTCAACTTCAGGACAGACCGTAACCACCTTGATAAAAGGTGCCAATTTCTCCAGTATGGGATCCTCGAGCATCTCGCCATTATACCGACATGCATCGTATCCTAAGCACTTGCTAACTACAACAATGGGCTTCTCAAACAACTCCATCTTATCCCACCTAACCTCCAATATTCTTTACTACTTCATTAGTAGCAAAAGTGGTTTGTGATGTCAATGTTTTGTATAAATATCGTATAACTATTATCTAATATCTTGACGAGTATAGGGTTGATTTTTCACTTGTAGTATATTAAATTAGGTTAATTAGCGCAAAAAGGAGTGCAGTCACTTGAATACTACTGAACAATGGAGCTCCAAGTTAGGCTTTATTCTTGCCGCTGCGGGATCTGCAATAGGTCTAGGGGCCATTTGGAAGTTTCCTTATGTAGCCGGTACGAGCGGTGGGGGGGCTTTCTTTCTATTATTCTTGCTCTTTACTATTTTTCTTGGTCTTCCTCTGTTATTAGGTGAATTTATTATTGGAAGGAGTACGCAAAGGGAGGCCATTAGTGCTTATCAAACCTTGGCGCCTGGCTCTGCTTGGCATCTTGTAGGTCGAATGGGAGTCGTAACCAACTTTATCTTGTTATCGTTTTATAGTGTTGTAGGTGGTTGGGTTATTTCTTACTTTTATCGTTCTATAACAGGTCAACTGTTAGGCACTGAAGGCGGGTATGAACAGCTATTTGGACGAGTCATCTCTAGTCCGGTCGAAGCTCTCGGAGCGCAATTCGTATTTATCTTCATTACTTGTATTGTCGTAGCACGTGGAGTTCAGCAAGGCATAGAAAAAACAAGCAAATATATGATGCCTGCTCTCTTTATCTTGTTTATCATTCTTATTTTTCGCTCATTAACCCTAGAAGGTGCATGGAAAGGAATTACTTTCTTTCTATATCCTGATTTCTCAAAAATAACAGCTGAAGCTATTCTTTATGCCTTGGGACAATCCTTCTTCTCTTTAAGCATCGGGGCTTCTGTTATGGTGACTTACAGCTCCTATCTGTCTAAAAAAGAGAGTCTTACACGTTCAGCTACTTCTATAGTCGGGTTGAACTTATTTATTTCATTACTCGCAGGTCTAGCAATCTTTCCCGCGGTTTTCTCCCTAAATTTAGAGCCGGCTGGCGGTCCGGGACTCTTATTTAATGTGCTGCCTTCCGTATTTGAAAAGATTCCTTTCGGGGCATGGTTCATCATGGCTTTTCTTGCGTTGTTTCTATTTGCTACTCTAACTTCTGCCTTTTCGATGTTGGAGATTATTGTTGCGTCGATTACAAAAGGTAACGAGAAGTTGCGGAAAAAGTGGTCGTGGATCATTGGGATAGCTATATATATGCTAGGTATTCCTTCCGCTTTGTCATTTGGGCCTTTAGGTGAGTTCACCGTCGCTGGAAAAAGTATTTTTGACACAGCAGATTACCTTGTGAGTAATATCTTGTTGCCTCTCGGTGCCCTCTTTATCTCGATATTTGTTTCGTTCAAAATCAAGCCTGAAATCTTAAGAACGGAGTTAGATGCAGGGAGGTCGGTTTCTCTAACCTTTTACAAGGTATGGCTTACGCTGCTTCGTTATCTAGTTCCGCTAGCGATTATTGTTGTGTTCCTGCATGCACTGGAAATATTGTAATTACCCAAGGCTACCATGTGGTAGCCTTATTTTTTATACCGTTATGTAATGCCATACTCCATTCATTTTTTTCTTGTTAATCTTCTGGGCAACTTCTAGGTAATCTAAATGTCCTATAATCTCTGACATGACTAAAGCAAACTCTGATTGATACTTGTGACGATAACTCGCTTGAGCCAATTCGCTTGCTGTCGTGACACCTTGTTGAATGACACTCAGGAATCTTTCGGCCTTCTGATTGAGTCGTTGGAGTCGAGCAGCAATGAATTCACGATGAGTAGTAATGAGTTCTCCATGCCCTGTGAACAATGTATCTGCATCGACCTTAGCACAGATCTTTAGGGATTCTGAATAATCGATTAAGCTTTTCCTTCTCTTCCCATCGCTAGTAGGTTCGATCATGGCATTGCTGGAGATATGTTCAAGTACATGATCGCCTACAAATAACCATTTATTCTTGTTATCGTAGAATGACACGTGATCTGGGGAGTGCCCCGGTGTCTCTATTACATCTAAATTAGCTATACGCCCTGCTGGAAGAAGGGGAATAATATCTGCCTGAATAGCGTGCTTTTCATTAGTGGCCATGGCTTCCCTTAACTTTTTCACTTGTTTCTCCCCTGCTTCTCCGCAACCCATTTCTTCATACAGCTGTTGAAAGAAATCGATTCGCATAGAAAAGAACTCTTTGTTTCTTTTTAATCGGGGTATGGCTTCCTGGTGTGCATACACCGGAATTTCTCTAGGTAAAGCTGTCATAACACGATTAACAAGTCCAACGTGGTCGTGATGGTTATGTGTGATAAGAATTTGGTTTATGTCCTCTAAGGACTGATCGATTTTGTCGAGACCCAGCTTTAGATGACTCCAGCATTCTTCTGTGTTCAATCCTGCATCAATAAGGGTCAACCCCTCCTCGTTTCGGAGTAAGTAAAAATTAATGCTTTTCAGTCCATTATTCACAGGTATGATCATAGGACTGATCGTACATTCACCTCGTATAACTAAATCTGTCATGACTTCGTATTATCCCTCCGATTGGCTAAGTGCTCTAGGGTTAACTTAATCCCTTCCTCGTATGAGGTTCTTGGCCATTTTCCAAACTTCTGTTCATACTTCTCGCCGCTTAAAATGACAGGTTCTTCGTTCAAGTAAAACATCTCTACATACTCCCGCATCCCACTATTAAATAGGCCAAGCATTCGGATCATGTTTTTTGTCACTGTCGAAACCTTCTTCTCGTAACCTGTTGTCTCTCTAGCAATCTTGACAATCTCTGCACCCGTAATGACACCATATCCAGGTACATTCCAGTTTGCACCATATGTGTCATCTTGTAAAGACAGATCAACTATCGCCTTGGCTCCGTCCGGGGTAAAGATATATTCCCTTGCGATGTCTTGCTTGCCGACAAACATGGCTTTCTTATTTTCGACAATGGACTTGAATAGGAAATGCAATAGCGTGTTATCTGCATCCGGACCGTAGAAGTCTGGAAAATGGGCTATGAACATAGAGACTCCTGACTCTTTCGCTAATTGTTCTACATTCAGTCGAAGTTTTCCCTTTTTTGTGTGAGGATCTTTAGGGTGTTGTTCTGTTATAAGGGTTCCGTAACTTCTTCCATAAGCATAGATGTTATCGACAATGGCCAATTTGGCTCTGTGTTTCTTGGCTGTTCCAAGAATATTATTCATAAGAGTAGGTAGTTTAGTCGCCCAATCTTGATAAGGAATATTAGCTGCATGATAGATGATTTCCACTCCTTCTGCTGCTTGGGAAAGAGACTCCTCGTTAAAGAGATCACCAGAATAGATTTCCACCTCATCGAGAGTCCCAAACATGCTTTCTAACTTATCTCTGTTTCTTGCAAAGGCACGAACCTGAGTTCCTCTGCTTACTAGTTCTCTAACAATTGCGCTGCCCATGCCTCCTGAAGCTCCTAATACTAATGCTTTTTTCAATGTCATGACCTCCTTGTTATTGACCACTGTTCAAATAAACTCAAAAAAATAATTACCTTATCGCCCTCATAATGAAGTCCACATGGGATTCTGCAAGATCCTTTACCTCGTCATAGTCTTGATCACTTCGACAATAATGGGCAACAAATCCATGCAGCATGAGAAAGATAGACCAGATTTCTTTAATCTTTAATTTCTGTTCACTTAGTAAGTATAAGGATGAGGCAAAGTTGTCATAGCTTCGATTAGGTCCCTCGTTCGTATACCCCCTAACCTCTTCATCCTTTAATAGGAACATAATTTCGTAGTGATTCTGGTGTGTAAGTCCAAACCGAATGAACCTTAATAATATTTGTCTTATCTTCTCTATGGAAGGAGCTGATAGACTCATCACCTCTTCCAACTCATGATTAAGTAAAGAGAAATCCTCCTCTACGAGGGCGTAAAAAAGCTCAGCTTTGTTCTTAAAGTGATAGTAGATAGCTCCATGGCTGTAACCCAGCTCCGCTGCAATTTTTCGCATCGATACATGCTGGTACCCCTGCTTAACAAAAAGCATTCGAGCCACATTCATAATCATTTCTCTAGTCAGTTCTTTATCTACAGCTTTTCTTGGTGACATGAACATTTACCTCTACTTTTTATTGAACACTGTTCAAATAAATATTAATGGATAATTATGGACTTTGTCAATAGGAAAGTTAAAGGGCTTGAAAAAGTATGATTGTTTCTTATCATACTTCATCCAAGCCCAACTTTTTTAGTTGCATTAAATATCCTACTATGCGGACTTTACCTCGTTTTTGCTGCTCTTCATCGTTTTTAGCTTAAGTGTACTGATATAAACACCACCAAGCACCATGAAGGCACCGATAAAATGGTAAAATTGAAATTGTTCTCCGAGGATGATGACGGACAGAGCAACGGCTGATACGGGCATTACATTAATAAAGATGGAGGCCTTAGACGCCCCAATTTTACGTATGCCATCGTAATACATAATAAAACTGACGACCGTAACAAAAATAGACATGTGTAAAATGGAGAGCCAACTTGCTAGACTTGCTTGCGTAATATCTGCCCATGTGGTTTCCATGATTGTGAAGGGAAATAGGAATAGAGTTCCAAAGGCACAGGCGTAAGTTGTGGAGACCACAGCATTGTATTTATTCAGCACGACTTTCCCTACAACACTATAAGCTGCCCAGCTTAAAATAGCTCCTAATAAGATGAGATCGATGAATTCAAATTGAAGGCCAAGGATAACATCGAGTTTTCCTTGAGAGATGATGAACCCCACTCCTAATAAAGCCATAACCATTCCTACAATGTGATTTTTAGAGATTACCTCTTTTAGAAATAGACCAGCAAAAAGAGTAATGAACACGGGATTAGAAGCTATGAGTAAAGAACTTTTGATTACCGGTGCATATTTACTAGCCATAAAGAAACAAATATTGTAAATGGCTATACCGGTTAAACCTAGTACAGCAAAGAGACCCCAATCTCTTGGAGTTGGTTTAGCTCGATCCTTCTCCCTGTATCTCATGTACGGGTATAAGATCAGCGTCGCTCCCAAAAATCTTAAAAACGCAACGGTAATCGGTTCAAAACTTTCTACTGCATACTTGCCTGCAATGAAAGCTGTTCCCCAAATACTTGTTGCAACAGCTAATGTAATATAGGTCAACCATAACCTTTCCTGTTTCATTCCGGGTCATTTCCTCTCTGCCTATTTTTTCAGAATATCTAAACTTATTATGACAAAAATAATTCTTTTTGGCTAAACTTTTTTTAACCTTGATCCCTATATGAATAATGTCTTCCTCATAAGTAACAATAAAGGAAAGCACAAGGATTGGTATGGTGATTAGGAATGCAAAAGGAATCCAAAATCGTTGTCATTGACCCACAACTTCTTCATGTATTAAACCATCTCAAGGAAGATGAAGACTTTATGGCTTGGCTTAAAGAACCAAAAAGTGAGGACGATATACGTCAAACGGATATGCGTTACCCTAACGGACAAGTGGTTGCAGAGGAACATAAACTAGATCTGTATTATTTCTTTCGTATGATACTAGAAGAAAATAAAGATGGGGTTATTCATTAAAAAACTCCGAGTTTCCATTGCTCGGAGTTTTTTTGTGTTTTGTTTTAACAAATTCTTACTTCTACTTTTGTTGAGAAGAAAGTAGCTCCTCCACCCATGTCCGCTAGACGACTGGATGTAAGGGAATTAACTAAACGTTTAGTACCTGGCTGATCAGACCATAATCCATGAGTCACAACGGTCCCCTGAATGACTCGTTCGGTTACAAGTGCCTCGAACTCACATTCACCTCGATCATTGAAGACTCGAACCATCTCACCTTGCTTAATGCATCTTTCTCCTGCATCTTTAGGGTGAATATGAAGAAACGGCCCTTTTTCCATAGACATATGCTTTTCATTATTAGAAAAGGTTGAATTAAGAAAACCCCGATTAGGTCCTGGTATGAACAGAAGAGGATACTTTTCTCCCTCTTTTATTGAAGCGTACACGGGTAACGCAGGCAACCCTATACTTGCCATTTTTTCAGACAAGAGCTCTATTTTTCCACTGGGGGTTGGGAGTTTATTCGGGAACATGGGGCCATTATTGCGGTCCAGCTTCATAAATGACTTTTCCTTCAGCTTATCAAGGCTGATTCCTTTTAAGTAGGGATTATCCGATTGACTCAGAACATTTCGTAAAACATCCTCTTCCGTTTCATATAATTCCTTATCTTGATAACCCATCCCACGGGCCAATAAGCGGAATACATCAACATTTGACTTACTTTCTCCATACGGTTCCATAACTGGCCTTTGCAAATGGACATAGTGATGCCAATACGAAGTGTAGATATCTAAGTTTTCATAGGAAGAAGTGGCTGGCAATACAATGTCAGCATATTTTGCTGTTTCCGTTAGGAACAGATCATGGACTACGGTAAATAAGTCTTCTCTAGCAAATCCCTTCTTAACCTTGTTCAAGTCAGGGGTAACGACTAACGGATTAGTCCCATACACAAATAAGGAATGGATCGGGGGACTAAATTCCGTAAGAGCTTCTCCAATTTGGTTCATATTAATGAGTCGTGTTGGTTTCTGTTGTCGATTGTAAGGGATGGAAGGAAATTGCAGCATAGCAAAATCACCGTTTTCTCTTAGTGCCCCTCCTCCTTTTACCATCCATTGTCCTGTAAGGGAAGGTAGACAGGAGACGGTGCGTACAAACATAC carries:
- a CDS encoding sodium-dependent transporter — translated: MNTTEQWSSKLGFILAAAGSAIGLGAIWKFPYVAGTSGGGAFFLLFLLFTIFLGLPLLLGEFIIGRSTQREAISAYQTLAPGSAWHLVGRMGVVTNFILLSFYSVVGGWVISYFYRSITGQLLGTEGGYEQLFGRVISSPVEALGAQFVFIFITCIVVARGVQQGIEKTSKYMMPALFILFIILIFRSLTLEGAWKGITFFLYPDFSKITAEAILYALGQSFFSLSIGASVMVTYSSYLSKKESLTRSATSIVGLNLFISLLAGLAIFPAVFSLNLEPAGGPGLLFNVLPSVFEKIPFGAWFIMAFLALFLFATLTSAFSMLEIIVASITKGNEKLRKKWSWIIGIAIYMLGIPSALSFGPLGEFTVAGKSIFDTADYLVSNILLPLGALFISIFVSFKIKPEILRTELDAGRSVSLTFYKVWLTLLRYLVPLAIIVVFLHALEIL
- a CDS encoding MBL fold metallo-hydrolase, with translation MTDLVIRGECTISPMIIPVNNGLKSINFYLLRNEEGLTLIDAGLNTEECWSHLKLGLDKIDQSLEDINQILITHNHHDHVGLVNRVMTALPREIPVYAHQEAIPRLKRNKEFFSMRIDFFQQLYEEMGCGEAGEKQVKKLREAMATNEKHAIQADIIPLLPAGRIANLDVIETPGHSPDHVSFYDNKNKWLFVGDHVLEHISSNAMIEPTSDGKRRKSLIDYSESLKICAKVDADTLFTGHGELITTHREFIAARLQRLNQKAERFLSVIQQGVTTASELAQASYRHKYQSEFALVMSEIIGHLDYLEVAQKINKKKMNGVWHYITV
- a CDS encoding SDR family NAD(P)-dependent oxidoreductase, which encodes MKKALVLGASGGMGSAIVRELVSRGTQVRAFARNRDKLESMFGTLDEVEIYSGDLFNEESLSQAAEGVEIIYHAANIPYQDWATKLPTLMNNILGTAKKHRAKLAIVDNIYAYGRSYGTLITEQHPKDPHTKKGKLRLNVEQLAKESGVSMFIAHFPDFYGPDADNTLLHFLFKSIVENKKAMFVGKQDIAREYIFTPDGAKAIVDLSLQDDTYGANWNVPGYGVITGAEIVKIARETTGYEKKVSTVTKNMIRMLGLFNSGMREYVEMFYLNEEPVILSGEKYEQKFGKWPRTSYEEGIKLTLEHLANRRDNTKS
- a CDS encoding TetR/AcrR family transcriptional regulator, which codes for MSPRKAVDKELTREMIMNVARMLFVKQGYQHVSMRKIAAELGYSHGAIYYHFKNKAELFYALVEEDFSLLNHELEEVMSLSAPSIEKIRQILLRFIRFGLTHQNHYEIMFLLKDEEVRGYTNEGPNRSYDNFASSLYLLSEQKLKIKEIWSIFLMLHGFVAHYCRSDQDYDEVKDLAESHVDFIMRAIR
- a CDS encoding DMT family transporter: MKQERLWLTYITLAVATSIWGTAFIAGKYAVESFEPITVAFLRFLGATLILYPYMRYREKDRAKPTPRDWGLFAVLGLTGIAIYNICFFMASKYAPVIKSSLLIASNPVFITLFAGLFLKEVISKNHIVGMVMALLGVGFIISQGKLDVILGLQFEFIDLILLGAILSWAAYSVVGKVVLNKYNAVVSTTYACAFGTLFLFPFTIMETTWADITQASLASWLSILHMSIFVTVVSFIMYYDGIRKIGASKASIFINVMPVSAVALSVIILGEQFQFYHFIGAFMVLGGVYISTLKLKTMKSSKNEVKSA
- a CDS encoding molybdopterin-dependent oxidoreductase, whose translation is MPSYIDQPEGVFPSVCSLDCPDTCGLLVHKKEGKIVKIEGDPTHPITQGAICNKVRNMPARLYDVNRLAYPMRRIGAKGEGRFERISWDEAVKTIVQQWTRLIHEHGSESILPYSFAGNMGRLNMVAMGNRFFERLGASRLDRTICNAAGNTGYRYTMGATYGTDPEDTIHSKLHIYWGCDAFNTNMHQIMFSEKARKNGAQIVVIDVQQNRTGQWADWFIPIVPGTDAALALGLMHILFKEGFIDEHFMHEYTLGFQELAEQVKEYDPETVSAITKVPVADIYRLARLYGETSPSFIRIGNGPQHHDNGGMFVRTVSCLPSLTGQWMVKGGGALRENGDFAMLQFPSIPYNRQQKPTRLINMNQIGEALTEFSPPIHSLFVYGTNPLVVTPDLNKVKKGFAREDLFTVVHDLFLTETAKYADIVLPATSSYENLDIYTSYWHHYVHLQRPVMEPYGESKSNVDVFRLLARGMGYQDKELYETEEDVLRNVLSQSDNPYLKGISLDKLKEKSFMKLDRNNGPMFPNKLPTPSGKIELLSEKMASIGLPALPVYASIKEGEKYPLLFIPGPNRGFLNSTFSNNEKHMSMEKGPFLHIHPKDAGERCIKQGEMVRVFNDRGECEFEALVTERVIQGTVVTHGLWSDQPGTKRLVNSLTSSRLADMGGGATFFSTKVEVRIC